The sequence GTGGAGATGCCCGCCCTTGAGCAGAACCGCGCAGCCATATCTATCCGAAAGCTCGCGGGCGGCGGCCTCCATGTCCTCAAGACAGGTGATGCTCCCGCCCAGCAGAGTCTCCGCCTCGGGAAGGTTCGGCGTGATGACGCAGGCGAGCGGGATGAGTTCGCTGCGGTAGCTTTCCACGGCATCCGGCTCCAGCAGGCTCGCGCCGGTCGAGGCGACCATCACCGGATCGATGACTAGCCTGATGTCCGGGCGGGTCCTGAAAATTTCCGCCACACGGCGGACGTGTTCCGAAGAGCCGAGCATGCCGGTTTTCACAACGGCGAGTGGAAATGAATCCAGCATGAGGAGGATCTGGTCCTCCATCATTCCGGGATCGACGGCATCCACGCGGCGCACGGTTTCCGCGGTTTCTGAGACGATGCACGTCACGGCGGTGAGGCCATGCAGGCCGAAGTGCTGGAAGGTTTTCAGATCCGCCTGCAAACCTGCCCCCGCAGAGCAATCGGAGCCTGCGATCGTCATCACGGGGATGACGGGCCGGGTGATGTCGCTTGTTGTCGCCATTGTTCCTTGATTCTTTGCCGTGTCCTTCCAATCCTTACCTCATGCCGAAAGACATCAAGGAATTTGAAGGCCTGCGCGTCAGAATCGACGATGTCATCTACATGCCCAGCTTGGATGCTCCGGCGGAGAGGCCGCACCCTTTCGTCTATTTCATCTCCATCTTCAACGATTCCTCCGTGCCTGTGACGATACGCGGCAGGAAATGGGTCGTGGTGGAGGATGGGGGGGAGACGACGGTGGTCGAGGGGGACGGGGTTGTAGGTCAGCAGCCGGTGATCGCTGCGGGCGAGCATTTTTCCTACAACAGCTATCATGTGGTAGGCAAGGCGGCGGCGGCTTCCGGAGCTTTCTTCGGGGAAACCGCAGCCGGGGAATGGATTTTCGCGAGGATCCCGGATTTCCGTTTGGAGATCCCCGGCTGGGCGTAAAAAAAGGGACTCCCCGCTGCGGAGAGTCCCTTTGGATGGGGTGATGGGCAGGGGATCAGGCGTTCTGCTGTTCCCTGTTTTCCTCGTCGGCCTCGGTCTCATGATGGAATTCCTCGTTAGGGATTTCCGCATGGGGCTCTTCGGGGGTCACCTCGACGGCGGCCACCTCGGCCTTGGGTTCGTCGATGAGGTCAAGAACCTCTTCCTTAGGCTTGATCGGCGCGAGGGCGGGCATGACATTGGCGGCACGCTCGTTGCCACCTTCCTCGTTTTCCGCATTCTGGTGATCCTCGGATTTCGCGCCGGACACCGTGAGTTGCCGACCCATGAAAAACTGGTCGTGCAGGACTTCGACGGTGCGCTTGGCCTCGTCGATGTCGATCATCTCGACAAAGCCGTAGCCCTTCGAGCGGTGTGTGGTGCGGTTGTAAACGATCTCGATGCGGCGCACGGCCCCTACGCCCTTGAAAAGCTCCTCTAGGTCGCTTTCGGTGGTTTCGTAGGAGAGGTTGCCGACATAGACGCGACGGTTCTCCACGGTGGAAGGATCACCTCCGCGCGGGCCGCCTGCACTGCGCTCCCTGCGTTTGCCCCGGCGCGGGGATTCGCCGTCCTCACGGGACTCCGAGCGTTCATTTCGTTTTTCCGAACGCTCGTCCCGGTTTTCCGAACGCTCGTCGCGGTTTTCGGAGCGGGCATCGCGGGTTTTGTTGCGGCGCGGCTCGCGGGTTTTCTTCACTTCGTCCACATCGGGACGGCGCTCGGGGCGCGGCGGGCGGACAGGCTCCTTGTAGAGGCCTATGGTTTTGAGCAGCTTCTGCCACCAGCTGAGCTGGACGGGTGCGGGCATGGGGCGGCGCTGCGGCTTGCCGGAATCCTGGCGGCCGCTGCGGCCGCCCTGGCGTTTGCCGCCTCCGGATTGGCGCCCGTTTTGCTGGCGGCCTTCGGAATTGCGGTTTTCTGAGTCGTTGTTGTTGCGGCGGTTTTGGCCTCCGCGTGAGCGGCGGCGACGGCTATCTCCCGATTGGCGGGAGTTCTGTGTATCAGTTGACATGTTTTGGCATGGGTCGGTGTTGTACGGACGGCCCGGCGCGGCGGGCATGGCTGCCCGGCGGTGCAGGAACGGACCTGCGAGCTATCGGTGCGGCTGCCGGCCGCCAGCGTTATGGTGCTGGGCCAGGCCTCCGCAACCATTGCGGAAAGAAGCCTGGAAGGGCCGGATGCCGGTGATCTGCGCCGCCGTCCGTGAGCCGGGTGGTTCCGTGTCTCCTGGCAGACCCGAAAGATCCGAGTTTCCCGGAGGAAAACGAATGTTTGGAGAAAATGGGTGCCGGATGCGGACATCGGAGGTTGGGGAACTCCCGCTCGGGCGGCAATCTAGGCGGCTCCGGGCGTTTGGCAAGGTTTAAGAACACCAGCGTGGGTTTCATTTTTTTCATCGGGATGGAATCCGGGCTTGCGGAGGCACATTCCGCCCTGTTGAATTTCCCATGGCAGAGATTTCCTTGGGTTTGTCCTTTGACGATGTGCTCCTTGTCCCGGCGCTCAGCGCGATTTTGCCGGGCGAGGCAGAGCTTGCAACGGAGCTTGCAGCGGGTATTCCGCTCAACCTTCCAGTGGTTTCTGCGGCGATGGACACTGTTTCGGAGCATGATCTGGCGATCGCCCTCGCACGTGAAGGCGGTATGGGAGTTATTCACCGCGCCTGCCCGATCGAGGAACAGGCGGCCATGGTTTCCCGGGTGAAACGCTCGGAAAGCGCCGTGATCCTCAAGCCGCTGACCGTCCGCAAGGAAGAGACGGTTGCCCGGGTGCTGGAGATCATGCACGAGAATGGGTTTTCCGGATTTCCCGTGGTCGATCCGGATGGTCGCCTCGAGGGCATGGTGACGGGTCGGGACGTGCGCTATCTGGACAGGCCGGGCGCATTGGTCTCCGAGGTGATGACAGCCCGCGACAAGGTGATCACCGCCCCGCCGAACACGGGCTTGGAGCAGGCGCGGCGCATCCTTTATGAGAATCGCATCGAGAAACTGCCGCTCGTGGATGCAAACAACATCCTCGTCGGCCTGATCACCGGCTCGGACATCGAGAAGCGCATCATGTTCACCAGCGCCGCCAAGGACTCCAACGGCCAACTCCGCTGCGGGGCTGCGGTGGGTGTCGGGCCGGATGTCGAGGAGCGTGCTGCGGCACTCATCGAGGCGGGTGCCGATGCGCTTTTCATCGATGCCGCCACCGGCCACACCCGCCACGTGATGAATGTGATCGATAAGCTCCGCACGATGAGTGACAGGCCGGTTGTCGCCGGAAATGTCGTCACCGAGGCCGGCGCGCGGGATCTGGTTTCCGCCGGGGCGAGTGCGCTCAAGGTCGGGGTCGGACCCGGATCGATCTGCACCACGCGGGTCATCGCGGGCGTGGGGATGCCGCAGTTCACGGCGATCCAGAACGTCGCCGGATACTGCCGCGAGCGTGGGGTGAAAGTCATCGCCGACGGTGGCATCCGCTACTCGGGCGATGTGGTGAAAGCCATCGCCGCCGGAGCCGATCTGGTGATGCTCGGCTCCATCCTCGCCGGAACCCGCGAAAGCCCCGGCCAGAGCGTGTATTTCCAGGGTCGCCGCTTCAAGACCTATCGCGGCATGGGTTCGCTCGGCGCGATGCGCAAGGGTGCCGCGGACCGCTACTCACAGAACAGCTCCGGCAAACTCGTCGCTGAGGGTGTCGAAGGCAGGGTGCCATACAAGGGTCCGCTTTCCGATGTGATTTTCCAGCTCATGGGTGGCCTGAAATCCGGCATGGGATACGTCGGGGCCGCCACGCTTGCCGAGCTCCGCGAAAAAGCCACCTTCACCCGGATCACCCCCGGCGGCCTCCGCGAAAGCCACGTCCACGACATCGTGATGACCGAGGAACCAACCAACTACCAACCGCTGGGCTGAAGCCACCACCTCCAACTTCCAATCTTCGATTCCCAAGGAAAAGGTTGTTCGTTCGGATCTTCATGGAAGTTGGAGTTTGAAATCTGAAAGTTGAATTTTATGCACGATACAAATCACGTCGCCGTCATCGATTTCGGCTCGCAATACACCCAGCTTATTGTCCGCCGCGTGCGGGAGCTTGGCTTTTTCGCGATGCTGTATTCCCTGGATGATTTCCCGCACATCGGCAAGCCGGGAGCCATCATCCTTTCCGGGGGGCCGAAGAGCACGAGCGAGGCGGATGCCCCGGATCTGGATTTCGGCGCATTGAAAGCGTTCGGGGTTCCAGTGCTGGGGGTCTGCTACGGGATGCAACTGCTGAACCTGAAATTCGGCGGTACCGTCGAGAAGAGCGACCGCCGAGAATACGGCTCCGCAAGTCTTTTTCCGGACACCGCATCGGTACTCTACGCGGGAATTTCGGAGACCTCCCAGGTGTGGATGAGCCACTCGGACACGGTGAGAATCATCCCGGACGGTGCGAAGGTCATCGCAAGGAATCAGCACGATACGCCCGTCTCTCTCCAGTGGGACGAGTCGTTTTTCGGGATCCAGTTCCATCCGGAAGTGACCCACAGCCACGAAGGGCAGCGGATGCTCAAAAACTTCCTCGGCCTCGCGAAAAACCTGGAGCCGTTCAAGATCGACGATTTCAAGCGCGAGATGATCGCTGACATCCGCAAGACTGTCGGCGACCGCCAAGTGGTGTGCGGCGTTTCCGGAGGGGTCGATAGCACAGTGCTTGCCGTGCTGTTGAAAGAGGCGGGCGTGAAAGTCCGCGCCATCTTCGTCGACAACGGCCTGCTCCGCAAGAACGAGGCACAGGAAGTGCAGGCGAATTTCAAGCGCATGGGCCTGGAGATCGAGACCATCGACGCCTCCGACCGTTTCCTCAACGCGCTGGCCGGCGAGGGCGATCCGGAGAAAAAACGCAAGATCATCGGCAACATGTTCATCGAGGTTTTCTGGGATGCCGTTGGCGATGCCCAGATGCTTGCCCAAGGCACCCTCTACCCGGATGTGATCGAGAGCGCATCGAACGCGAAATCCAAGGCTTCCGTCATCAAGACCCACCACAACCGCGTTGCGAAAATCCTCGAACTCCAGGCGGAGGGAAAAGTCCTCGAGCCGCTTGCGGAGCTGTTCAAGGACGAAGTGCGCGCGCTCGGCCGCTCCCTCGGGATTGCGGAGGACATCCTCCAGCGCCACCCCTTTCCCGGCCCCGGTCTCTCCGTCCGCTGCCCGGGAGTGGTCGACAGGGAAAGGCTGGAAATCATCCGCGATTGCGATGCGATCTTCATCGGCAAGCTCAAGGAGTACGGTTGGTATGACAAGGTTTGGCAGGCCTACGCCGGCCTCATCCCGGTCAAGACTGTCGGCGTGAAAGGCGACGAGCGAAGCTACGAATGGGCCACCAATCTCCGTGCCGTCGTCTCCGAGGACGCGATGACCGCTGAGTGGGTCGATCTCCCGGCGCAACTGCTACGGGAAACCAGCCAACGCATCCTCAACGAGGTCAGCGGCATTAACCGGGTGCTCTATGACATTTCCACAAAACCCCCGGCCAGCATCGAGTGGGAGTGAATCATGTTTCCGTGCCATGCTGTGCCCGGCACATGGGACTTGCCCATTGCGCTTCCCACGCCAGCCCAATTATTACGGCAATGACGGCGGTGATTTTGCACAAAAGCGAATTTGTCTAAGAAAAACGCTTGTGAAATTTTTCACAAGCTCCCAACCTACGCCCGGCGAACAGCCCTACCCAATCTCCGCTCATGGCAAACATTTTTCCACGCTGGTCCAACCTGCTACCACTAAAAATCGCGTTTTGCCTAGGTACTGTTGGAGCCGGAGTGGTTCTCGGTATCAACTACTACGCGACTCCGAAGGCTCAGGTCGTGGGCTACCAGCCAACCCAACCCATCCCGTTTTCGCATAAGATCCACGTCGACCAGCTCGGCCTTGATTGCCGCTACTGCCACTCCTTCGTGGATGTCGCCGGTCACTCGAACGTGCCGACCGGCAACACCTGCTGGAACTGCCACCAGCACGTCCAGAAGGACAGCCCCAAGCTCGCCCCGCTGCATGTTTCCATGGATCCGACCTTCCCCGGTTACGATGGCAAGCCGATCGAGTGGGTGCGCATCCACAAGTCTCCCGACTACGTCTATTTCAACCACTCCGCCCACGTGAACCGCGGCATTTCCTGCCAGAGCTGCCACGGAGACGTGCATAAAATGGAGGTTGTCTACCAGGCTCAGCCGCACTCGATGGGATGGTGCCTTGAGTGCCACCGCGCGCCCGAGCAGCACCTGCGCCCGCTTGAGGAGGTTTACAACCTGAACTACGGCGATTCCGATGTCGCGAAATACTCGAAGGATGCCTCGGTCGTAACCACCAAGGATCTCGGCAAGAAGCTCAAGGAAACCTTCAACGTGCACCCGAAAACGAGTTGCGCGACCTGCCACCATTGACCCGCTTTCCCAAGAAATTTTCCCCGCAAGCCCTGATATGAGCAAACGCATTTGGAACCACCCGGAAGTCCCGCAGGACGAAACCACCGTCTCATGGCGCAGCGCCGGGCAGCTCCGCGACACCAAGGAATTCCGCACCTGGATGGATCGCGAATTCCCGCAGGGTGCCGCGGAAATGGAGAACCAGGACGAGATGGAGACATCGCGCCGGACTTTCCTCAAGCTCATGGGCTCCTCGACCGCGCTTGCCGGATTCGGCATGGTTGCCTGCCGCCGGCCGGAGGCTTACATCGTTCCCTATACCAAGGCTCCCGAGTGGGTGATCCCAGGGAAAGCCACCTACTACGCTTCCAGTATGCCGCGCGCCGGCGGTGCCGTGCCGCTGGTGGTCACCACCTTCGAAGGCCGCCCGACCAAGGTCGGTGCGAACCGCCTCCACCCGGATTACGAGGGCACCGACGCCTTCGCACAGGCCTCCGTGCTGGATATGTATTCCACCTCGCGCTCACGCAAGGTTCTGAAAAACGGCAAGGCCATGAAGCGCTCCGAGTTCGAGGCAGCGCTCGCAGCGCTCGCCGCCGACAAGTCCGCGAAGATCGGTTTCGTCTTCGGTGCCGATGAAAGCCCGACCCGCCTCCGCCTTGCGAAATCGCTGGCTGCGAAATACTCCGCCGCGAAACTTTATTCCTACGAGGCCCTTTCTTCTGACGACAGCCCCATCCTCGGTGAGGGCGTGAAACTCGTTCCCGATTTCGAAAAGGCCGACCGCATCCTCTCGCTCGACTGCGACTTCGCGGGAACGGATGTGGTGGGTTCAAAGATCGCTTTCTTCAACCGCCGCAAGCCGGAAGGCAAAGGCTACAATTCCAAGGCCGACGCCACCTCGATGAACCGCCTCTACTCGGTGGAAGCCGCCTTCACCTTGACCGGCGGGATGGCAGACCACCGCCTGCGCGTGGCTCCTGGCATGATTGCATCGGTCGCCTCGCAGATCGCACGCGAGCTCGGCGCCGAAGCCGGAAACCTTCCCGAGATCACCGATTCCAAGCAGCTCGAATGGATCCAGGAACTCGCCAAGGATCTCAGGAAAAGCGGAGCCAACACCGCCGTCCTTGCTGGCCCGCGCCAGTCGGCTGCCGTGAAACACCTTGCCCTTGCGATCAACCTCGCTCTGGGGAACATCGGCACCGGTGTGAAAGCTTACCAAACGGAAGCCACCGGGATGGGCGATATCGCCGACCTCACCGCCGACCTCAACTCGGGAGCCATCGAGACGGTCGTTTTCCTCACCCCTTCCAACCCGGTCTATGATGCACCGGCCGACCTGAAATTCCCCGATGCCCTCGCAAAGGCGAAGACCAGCATCCACCTCAGCGACCGCACCAACGCCATGGCCTATGCCTGCACATGGCACGTGCCTGCCGCCCATTACCTCGAGTCGTGGGGTGATGCCCGCAGCGCCACCGGTGCCTACACAATCGTCCAGCCAATGATTCTCCCACTCTATCCTGATTGCGTGGCGGAACTCGAACTGCTCCTCGCATTCCTTTCCGATGACGGCAAGCTCGTCACCGGGGAAGGGGAGGAAGGCGCACCCGCACCGGCTCTCCTCGCGGTGAAAGAGACCTTCAAGGGCGACAAGGCTGCGTGGAAAACGCTCCTCAAGAACGGTTTCGCCGCAGGCACTTCCTATGCCGCCGCCTCGCCAACGCTGGCGGGCAATGCCGCCGCCGAGATCGCCAACGCCAAGGTTTCCAAGGCCGACAAATCCTCTCTCGATGTCATCTTCGCAACCGACGCCTCGGTTTACGATGGCCGCTGGATTGACAACGGCTGGCTCCAGGAAGCACCCGATCCGGTTTCCAAACTGACTTGGGACAATGCGGTGCTCATCGCCCCGAAGACCGCCAAGGAACTCGGCATCTACGACCAGATCATCCAGCTTGAGACGAAATTCGCCTCCCGCTCTCCCGACGATGAGGGTGAGAACCGCAAGTCGCCGATGATCACTGTGAAGGTCAACGGCAAGTCCGTCGATTTGCCCGTCCTTGTCTCCTTTGGACAGGCGGAAAACACCCTCGTCATCCCGCTCGGATACGGACAGGGCTTCAACAGCGAGGATGTCCTTGGACGCGATACGAAAAACGAGAAATTCGTCGGCCTCGTCGGAGTGAACCGCGGGTTTGACGCCTATCCGCTCCGCACCCGGGACAGCGCCTATTTCGCCACCGGCGCGGAAATCACACTGACCGGCGAGAGGTATCCCGTCGCACTCACCCAAGAGCACAACGCAATGTATGGCCGCGCCCTCGCCCGCGAGATCAGCACCGATGCGATCCCGCACAAAGGCGATTTCGCGGCACAGCTCGCCAAGGTCAAGAAGCAGGGCAATGACTCGCACGCCCCGAAGAACATTTCCCTCTACAAGCAGGAGGACCGCAACGGCAATACGCTGCTTTCCGATCCGCTCCACCAGTGGGGCATGACCATCGACCTTTCCTCGTGCATGGGTTGCAACGCCTGCCTCGTCGCCTGCCAATCGGAGAACAACATCCCCATCGTCGGCAAGGAACAGGTCGCGAAAGGCCGCGAAATGCACTGGATCCGCATGGATCGCTACTTCGCCACCCACAAGGAAAACAAGTTCGATCCGGACAACGTCGCCCTCGTCCCACAGCCGGTCGCGTGCCAGCAGTGTGAGTCCGCACCTTGCGAAACCGTTTGCCCGGTCAATGCCACCGTCCACACCGAGGACGGCCTCAACGCGATGGCCTACAACCGCTGCATCGGCACCCGCTACTGCGCGAACAACTGCCCCTATAAGGCGCGCCGCTTCAACTTCTTCGACTACAACAAGCGCAACCCGCTCATCAAGAACAACCTCAACAAGGGCCCCCTTGGAGAAAGGCACGACAGGGAACCGAACCACCTCCAGAAGAACCCGAACGTCACCGTCCGCATGCGCGGCGTGATGGAGAAATGCACCTACTGCGTGCAGCGCCTCAAGGACGCCGTCATCCGCCAGAAGCGCGGCCAGAAGCAGGAAGTACTTGCCGATGGCGGCCTCTCCCCGGACATAAAAGTGTCCAACGAAACATTGCGCATCCCGGTGGATTCTGTGAAAACCGCCTGCCAGGACGCCTGCCCCGCCGAGGCGATCGCCTTCGGCAACCTCAAGGACGAGTCCGCTTCCGAAATGGGCCGCGCCAAGAAACTGGAGCGCAACTACGATCTCCTCAACTACATCGGCACCCTCCCGCGCACTAGCTACCTGGCTCGCGTGAAGAACCCGAATCCGGACATGCCAGACGCCCCATACATCGGGCAGGCCACCATCCACATGGTCTGATCCGAATGTCCTAATTCTTCCTCTCCAATTTCCATTCCATGGCCTCATCCACAGAAACCGCACCGAACACGGGAGTCAAACTTCCGGTCCTGAAGCGTGAAAAGCTGATCCTCAACGACCGCTCCTACCACTGGATCACGGACCGGATCTGCGGGATCATCGAGAACAAGCAGCCGCTGCTTTGGTGGCTGCTTTTCCTGCCCTCCTCGCTCATCGCCCTCATCGGCGTCGGCGGCGGGCTGTTCCACCTCGTTTCCACCGGCGTCGGTGTCTGGGGAAACACGAACCGCGTGATGTGGGGTTGGCCCATCGTGAACTTCGTTTTCTGGATCGGTATCGGCCACGCGGGCACACTGATCTCCGCCATTCTTTTCCTGACCCGGCAAAACTGGCGGACATCGATCAACCGCGCTGCGGAAGCCATGACGATCTTTGCGGTGATGTGCGCGGGCATTTTCCCCGCCTTCCACGTCGGCCGCGTCTGGTTCGCATGGTTCCTCGCCCCCGTCCCGAACGCGAACGCGATCTGGCAGAACTTCAAGTCACCCCTGCTTTGGGACGTGTTCGCCGTCTCCACCTACTTCACCGTCTCGCTGATCTTCTGGTTCCTCGGCATGGTTCCCGACCTCGCCACGATCCGCGACCGCTGCAAGCCCGGCATCCGGAAGATCCTCTATGGCATCTTCGCCCTAGGCTGGCGCGGGGGCAACCGCCAGTGGAGCCACTACGAAATGGCCTACCTGCTCCTCGCGGCGCTTTCCACCCCGCTCGTCCTTTCCGTCCACTCGGTCGTCTCGTTCGACTTCGCCACCTCGGTCGTCCCCGGCTGGCACACCACGATCTTCCCTCCTTACTTCGTCGCGGGCGCCATCTTCGGCGGCTTCGCAATGGTGCTCACGATCATGATCCCAGCCCGTTTCATCTACGGACTCCAGGATCTGATCACCATGAAGCACATCGACAACATGGCGAAGATCATCCTGCTCACCGGAACCATCGTCGGCTACGCCTATCTCATGGAGCTCTTCGTCGCCTTCTACTCAGGCGCGATCTACGAAATGGACGCCTTCAAGTTCCGCATCGCAGGCCCCTACTGGTGGGCCTACGCCGCGATGATGTCGCTCAACGTCCTTTCCCCGCAGATCTTCTGGTTCAAGTCCATGCGCGAGAACCTCTGGGTCGTCATGGCCGTGGCGATGTGTGTCAACGTCGGCATGTGGTTCGAGCGCTTCGTCATCATCGTCACCACCCTCGCCCGCATGTGGCTGCCGGGCGACTGGAAGACCTTCTCGCCATCCGGGCAGGACCAGCTCCTCTTCGTCGGAACGATCGGAATGTTCCTCATGCTCTTCCTCCTGTTCCTCCGCTTCCTTCCCTGCATCAACATCGCCGAGGTGAAATGGGCCAAGGAGGAAAGCGATCCGCACTTCGAGGACAACGAATCCCATCCGGACTCGGGAGCGGAAACCATCCCCGCCTACCAGAAGGAACTCCCGGAAAGCAAAAGCTGAAATCCTGAAAGCTGAAATGCTGACACAAACAACTTCTAACCAATAACTTCCAACCTTTTCCACGTGAGCACCACACGCAAACGAGTTTACGGCTACCTCGCCGAGTTCAAGAGCGCCTCCGCCCTCTACAAGGCGGCGGAGAAAGTCCGTGACGCGGGCTTCCGCAAATGGGACTGCTACACGCCCTATCCCGTCCACGGCCTCGATGCCGCGATGGGCCTCAAGCGCTCTATCCTCCCATGGTTCGTGTTCTTCGGCGGCATCACCGGCTGCGCCACAGCCTTCGCCCTCGCATACACCACCCAGGTAGTCATCTACCCGACCATCGTACAGGCTAAGCCGGTCAACATCTTCACCATCCCGGCCTTCTTCCCGGTGATGTTCGAGCTCACCATCCTCTTCTCCGGCTTCACAGTGCTCTTCGGCCTGCTCGGCCTGATCCAGCTGCCGCGCCTCAACCACCCCCTCTTCGCCAGCAAGCAGTTCCACCGCGCCACAGACGACGGTTTCTTCATCGCCATCGAAGCCCGCGACGCGAAATTCAGCCCGGATGGCACCAAATCGCTCCTAGCCGAGATCGGCGGAGAGAACATCGAACTCGTCGAAGAAGAGAACTGAGGAATACCCAACATCCAATATCCAATTCCCATTCCCCAATGCGCTACTTTTTCCTAACCTACGCCTTGATCGCCGTCCTCATCGTCGGAATCGGCGGATTCCGCGGCCAGCACTTCTCCAAACCGCCTGTCCAGGTCTTCCCGGACATGGACAACCAGGACAAGCTCAAGGCCCAGGCACCCAGCACTTTCTTTGCTGACCGCCAGGGCGGCAGGCTTCCGGTTTCGGAAACGCAGCCCCTAGGCTTCAACGAGGAAGGCGCTAGGGAAATCGGCGGTATCCCCGAACTCGAGTTCGGCGGTGGCACCGGGTATTACTACAGCGGCCACGTCGGCGATTACTACGGTGCGGGGATGCCGGAGGAACTTGAACTCAACCCGGAA comes from Akkermansiaceae bacterium and encodes:
- the thiD gene encoding bifunctional hydroxymethylpyrimidine kinase/phosphomethylpyrimidine kinase, which gives rise to MATTSDITRPVIPVMTIAGSDCSAGAGLQADLKTFQHFGLHGLTAVTCIVSETAETVRRVDAVDPGMMEDQILLMLDSFPLAVVKTGMLGSSEHVRRVAEIFRTRPDIRLVIDPVMVASTGASLLEPDAVESYRSELIPLACVITPNLPEAETLLGGSITCLEDMEAAARELSDRYGCAVLLKGGHLHAAVCTDLLFHGGRLQSFSSPRLSVRASHGTGCTLAAAVASGLALGRELTVAVRIAKDYLNDCLTGSYSFTSPGGGAIHALNQGLIRS
- a CDS encoding ApaG domain, which encodes MPKDIKEFEGLRVRIDDVIYMPSLDAPAERPHPFVYFISIFNDSSVPVTIRGRKWVVVEDGGETTVVEGDGVVGQQPVIAAGEHFSYNSYHVVGKAAAASGAFFGETAAGEWIFARIPDFRLEIPGWA
- the guaB gene encoding IMP dehydrogenase, yielding MAEISLGLSFDDVLLVPALSAILPGEAELATELAAGIPLNLPVVSAAMDTVSEHDLAIALAREGGMGVIHRACPIEEQAAMVSRVKRSESAVILKPLTVRKEETVARVLEIMHENGFSGFPVVDPDGRLEGMVTGRDVRYLDRPGALVSEVMTARDKVITAPPNTGLEQARRILYENRIEKLPLVDANNILVGLITGSDIEKRIMFTSAAKDSNGQLRCGAAVGVGPDVEERAAALIEAGADALFIDAATGHTRHVMNVIDKLRTMSDRPVVAGNVVTEAGARDLVSAGASALKVGVGPGSICTTRVIAGVGMPQFTAIQNVAGYCRERGVKVIADGGIRYSGDVVKAIAAGADLVMLGSILAGTRESPGQSVYFQGRRFKTYRGMGSLGAMRKGAADRYSQNSSGKLVAEGVEGRVPYKGPLSDVIFQLMGGLKSGMGYVGAATLAELREKATFTRITPGGLRESHVHDIVMTEEPTNYQPLG
- the guaA gene encoding glutamine-hydrolyzing GMP synthase; its protein translation is MHDTNHVAVIDFGSQYTQLIVRRVRELGFFAMLYSLDDFPHIGKPGAIILSGGPKSTSEADAPDLDFGALKAFGVPVLGVCYGMQLLNLKFGGTVEKSDRREYGSASLFPDTASVLYAGISETSQVWMSHSDTVRIIPDGAKVIARNQHDTPVSLQWDESFFGIQFHPEVTHSHEGQRMLKNFLGLAKNLEPFKIDDFKREMIADIRKTVGDRQVVCGVSGGVDSTVLAVLLKEAGVKVRAIFVDNGLLRKNEAQEVQANFKRMGLEIETIDASDRFLNALAGEGDPEKKRKIIGNMFIEVFWDAVGDAQMLAQGTLYPDVIESASNAKSKASVIKTHHNRVAKILELQAEGKVLEPLAELFKDEVRALGRSLGIAEDILQRHPFPGPGLSVRCPGVVDRERLEIIRDCDAIFIGKLKEYGWYDKVWQAYAGLIPVKTVGVKGDERSYEWATNLRAVVSEDAMTAEWVDLPAQLLRETSQRILNEVSGINRVLYDISTKPPASIEWE
- a CDS encoding cytochrome c3 family protein, producing the protein MANIFPRWSNLLPLKIAFCLGTVGAGVVLGINYYATPKAQVVGYQPTQPIPFSHKIHVDQLGLDCRYCHSFVDVAGHSNVPTGNTCWNCHQHVQKDSPKLAPLHVSMDPTFPGYDGKPIEWVRIHKSPDYVYFNHSAHVNRGISCQSCHGDVHKMEVVYQAQPHSMGWCLECHRAPEQHLRPLEEVYNLNYGDSDVAKYSKDASVVTTKDLGKKLKETFNVHPKTSCATCHH
- a CDS encoding TAT-variant-translocated molybdopterin oxidoreductase, which produces MSKRIWNHPEVPQDETTVSWRSAGQLRDTKEFRTWMDREFPQGAAEMENQDEMETSRRTFLKLMGSSTALAGFGMVACRRPEAYIVPYTKAPEWVIPGKATYYASSMPRAGGAVPLVVTTFEGRPTKVGANRLHPDYEGTDAFAQASVLDMYSTSRSRKVLKNGKAMKRSEFEAALAALAADKSAKIGFVFGADESPTRLRLAKSLAAKYSAAKLYSYEALSSDDSPILGEGVKLVPDFEKADRILSLDCDFAGTDVVGSKIAFFNRRKPEGKGYNSKADATSMNRLYSVEAAFTLTGGMADHRLRVAPGMIASVASQIARELGAEAGNLPEITDSKQLEWIQELAKDLRKSGANTAVLAGPRQSAAVKHLALAINLALGNIGTGVKAYQTEATGMGDIADLTADLNSGAIETVVFLTPSNPVYDAPADLKFPDALAKAKTSIHLSDRTNAMAYACTWHVPAAHYLESWGDARSATGAYTIVQPMILPLYPDCVAELELLLAFLSDDGKLVTGEGEEGAPAPALLAVKETFKGDKAAWKTLLKNGFAAGTSYAAASPTLAGNAAAEIANAKVSKADKSSLDVIFATDASVYDGRWIDNGWLQEAPDPVSKLTWDNAVLIAPKTAKELGIYDQIIQLETKFASRSPDDEGENRKSPMITVKVNGKSVDLPVLVSFGQAENTLVIPLGYGQGFNSEDVLGRDTKNEKFVGLVGVNRGFDAYPLRTRDSAYFATGAEITLTGERYPVALTQEHNAMYGRALAREISTDAIPHKGDFAAQLAKVKKQGNDSHAPKNISLYKQEDRNGNTLLSDPLHQWGMTIDLSSCMGCNACLVACQSENNIPIVGKEQVAKGREMHWIRMDRYFATHKENKFDPDNVALVPQPVACQQCESAPCETVCPVNATVHTEDGLNAMAYNRCIGTRYCANNCPYKARRFNFFDYNKRNPLIKNNLNKGPLGERHDREPNHLQKNPNVTVRMRGVMEKCTYCVQRLKDAVIRQKRGQKQEVLADGGLSPDIKVSNETLRIPVDSVKTACQDACPAEAIAFGNLKDESASEMGRAKKLERNYDLLNYIGTLPRTSYLARVKNPNPDMPDAPYIGQATIHMV
- the nrfD gene encoding polysulfide reductase NrfD, encoding MASSTETAPNTGVKLPVLKREKLILNDRSYHWITDRICGIIENKQPLLWWLLFLPSSLIALIGVGGGLFHLVSTGVGVWGNTNRVMWGWPIVNFVFWIGIGHAGTLISAILFLTRQNWRTSINRAAEAMTIFAVMCAGIFPAFHVGRVWFAWFLAPVPNANAIWQNFKSPLLWDVFAVSTYFTVSLIFWFLGMVPDLATIRDRCKPGIRKILYGIFALGWRGGNRQWSHYEMAYLLLAALSTPLVLSVHSVVSFDFATSVVPGWHTTIFPPYFVAGAIFGGFAMVLTIMIPARFIYGLQDLITMKHIDNMAKIILLTGTIVGYAYLMELFVAFYSGAIYEMDAFKFRIAGPYWWAYAAMMSLNVLSPQIFWFKSMRENLWVVMAVAMCVNVGMWFERFVIIVTTLARMWLPGDWKTFSPSGQDQLLFVGTIGMFLMLFLLFLRFLPCINIAEVKWAKEESDPHFEDNESHPDSGAETIPAYQKELPESKS